Within the Achromobacter spanius genome, the region TTCTTCCATTCGGGAAAGCGCACCAGCGGCTCCCAGACGGCGTCGTCCACCAAGCCGACATCGCAAGCGCCTTCGCGCACCGCAACCAGCGCATCAGACGGCACGCGATATGTGCGCACCACGGCGCCCCAGCTTTCGGCCAGCGCGCGAGTGTCGCTTGCGGCCTCCGCCATGCAGACGCTGCGGCCGCGCACATCGGCCGGTTTGCGCAGGGTGGTGTCACTACGAATCACCGCTTTGGGGCGCGTACGGTAGCCGGTGGGCTGCACCGCCACCGTGGGCGGTTGAGTGCTTTCGCGATCAGCAAGCACCACATCGACGTCACCCGCGGCCAACCGCGCCCCGGCTTCGTCAGCAGGAACCTGCTGCAAACGCACCGGCAAGCCCAGGCTCAGACCGAGCTTTTCGGCCATGTTGGCGTCCAGCCCGTGGGGGGTACGAATCTTTGCCCCCGCAACAGGCAGCGGGGCCAGATACGGCACGCCCACCACCAATTCGCCGCGCGCCTTCGCGGCGGCAAAGCCGGCGGGTTGCTGCGCGTGCGCGGCGCCCGCGCCGGCAAGCAGCAGGCCAGCCGTCAGAGCGAGCAGATGAGTCAGATGGGTCAGGTGCCGGGCCATGGCCATGGGCTTACACGTACTGGTAACGCAACAAGCGATGCTTGAGGTTTTCAAGCACGAACTGGTCGATCAAGGCGGCTAGCACGGCGATGACGAGGATGTTGGTCATCACGCCCGTCATGTCCGCGATCTCGCCCGAGTACGCCAGCGAGCGCCCCAGGCCCTTGCCGAAACCAATCAGCATCTCGGCGGAGATCAGCGCGCGCCAGGCGTTGCCGAAGGCAAGCTGTGCGCCCGTGATCAGTTCGGGCATGACGGCAGGCAGGTACACGCGCTTGACCAGGCCCCATCGCGTGGCGCCCATGACGCGCGCCGCCGACACATGCACACGCTGCACGGATTCGGTGGCATTCATGACGCTTAGCGCGGCCGGGAAGAACGCCGACAGCGCCACCACCACGATGATGGGCGTGTTACCAAAGCCCATCACGATCAGGAACAGCGGCACCCAGGCGATGGACGGAATCGATTGCAGGATGACGATGGCGCTGCGCAGCACTTCCCGAAAGAAGAACAGCACCGCCGCCACCAGCCCGAAGCCGATGCCTGCCAACAGCGCCAGGCTATATCCCGCACCCAGCCGGCCCAAGGTACCCATCAGGCTTTGATGGAACGATTGTTTGCCCAGGTCTTCGAACAGGCGTTCGAAGACGGCCGGCACGCCTGGCATCAGGAAATCAGGCAGGACGAACGCCGCCGACTGCCAAAGCAGAAGAATGAAAAGGACACCCAAAACGCCCGCAAGATGCTTGCGGGCGCCGGTCACACGGGTAGACGAGCTCAAAGTTTGCGCGCCTCTTGCCAGGACAGATCAACGATGCTGGACACGTCGTACGGCTTGCCGTCGCGGGTCTTCAGCGAACCTTGGGCTTGCAGGATGTCAGCAATTTCCTGCATGCGCGCCGTGTCCTTCTCCGTCAGCTTGGGCGTGAACACCTGCGTGCTGATGGCTTCGGCAATGACGGTTTCACGCGGCAGTTCGCCGCGCTTGAGCGTCTTCAGCGTGGGCTCGGCGATGAAGTAGGACGCGATCAGCTTGGACGCCTGCGCGGGTTCTTTCTGCAGCAGCGTGATGGCCTGGTTTTGCGCGTCCAGCGCCTTCCAGACATCGTCTTTGCGCTTGGCCAGCGTTTCACCCGAGGTGATCACGACCATGCACGGGAACGGCCAGGCCTGGCCCACTTCGTAGATCTGCTTGACCGGCGCCACCAACTGCGCGATGCGGTCATAGGGTTCGAACAGGAAGGCCGCGTCCACGCGCTTGCCCACCAGCGACTGCACGGCAACGGCCGGGCTCACGCCCATGATGTTGACGTCATCGGCATTCAGCTTGCCTTGCTTGAGCACCACGCCCTTCAAGACCACGTCCGCGGTGCTGCCTTCGGCTTGCGAGGCGAGCGTCTTGCCCTTCAGGCCCGCGATGTCCTGGATGCCGGAATCGTCACGCACCACCAGCGAGTGATAGCCCTGTTGCGCGCCGCCCACCACTTTCAGGTCCGCGCCCTTGGACGCCCACGCCACGGCGTTGGTGAAGCCGAGCACGCCGATGTCCAGTTGCCCGCCAACAATCGCCTTGATCAGGTCAGTGCCCGACTTGAATTCGATCAGCTCGGAATCCAGGCCGGCCTTTTGATAGAAACCGCCCTCTTGCGCCACGATCGCTTGCGCGTCGTCCATCACCCGCAGATAGCCCACGCGGAACTTTTCGGCGGCCATTGCCGGGGCCGCGGCCAGCAGCGCGGCCGCCAGCGGCAGGGAAAGCCATTGCTTGAATTTCATCAGAGGAACTCCAGGGGATACAAGATTGGCGATGCGCGGACGTCGCCACAGATTGGGAATGAGAGAAATGGGGGTCAGGCGGCCAGGGCCATGTCGGCGTGGGCTTGCGAGCCGTCCACCGCGATGCCCAACAGGCGCAGGATCTCGCGCTTTTCAGCGGCCAGATCCGAGAGATCGTGTGTCTTTGCGCGATGCGCCAAATTGAATTCGCGCAGCACGCGCGCCGGACGGGGGCTGAAGACAACGATGCGATCGGCCAGGAACAGGGCTTCGTCCACATCATGCGTGACGAGCAGCACCGTGGGCTTTTCCTGGGCGATCAGTTGACGCAGCACGTCTTGCAGGCTCAGCCGGGTCAGCGCATCGAGCGCGCCGAAGGGCTCGTCCATCAGCATGGTCTGGGGCTGCGCGATGAACGCGCGCGCCAGCGCGGCGCGTTGCCGCATACCGCCGGACACCTGATGCGGGTAGTAATGTTCAAAGCCGGCCAGGCTGACACGCGCCAACCACTCACGCGCCGACTCGCGGGCGCGCTTTTTGGCGACCTTCTGAAATTCCAGCGCCAGCGCCACGTTATCTTCCAGCGTCAGCCAGGGATACAGCGCATGTTCCTGGAACACCAGCGTGCGGCTGGGGTGCGGGCCCGCCACCGGCTTGCCATCGGCCAGGACGCTGCCTTGCGTGGGCATTTCCAGCCCGGCCGCCAAATGCAGCAGCGTGGACTTTCCGCAGCCAGACGGACCGACCAGGGCGACGAGTTCGCCAGCCTTGATTTCGCTGGTGAAGCCGTCGACGACGGGCAGGTCGCCGAAGTGCTTGTGGACGTGATCGAAGTTCAGGTTCATAGGACGAATCTTGGGCGCGCGTGAAAACGAGCCTCAAATCTAACAATTCGTTATATGAATTCAAACAATCGATATTGAATGTCTTTACAGCTAGCAGTTATATAAGACCGGTTCCCAGGCAGACCCAGGCTTGTCAGACCCAAGCCGCGTGCCCTGCCCGACCAGCTAACGCTAAAGGCAAAAACAACACGGCGCGCCCCGTAGGACGCGCCGTGCTTGACCACCAGCGACTGAAGCGGCGTCAGGCTTCGATGCCGCGCGATTCCAGATAGTCTTCGTAGCCGCCGCGGTAGTCGATGATCTCGCCCGATGGCAGGATTTCAATCACGCGGGTGGCCAGGCCCGACACGAATTCGCGGTCGTGCGACACGAACACCAGCGTGCCTTCGTACTTTTCCAAGGCGAACTGAAGCGATTCGATCGATTCCATGTCCAGGTGGTTGGTGGGCTCGTCAAGCAGCATGACGTTGTGCCGGCCCAGCATCAGGCGGCCGAAGGTCATGCGGTTCTTTTCGCCGCCGGACAGCACCTTGGGCGCCTTGGGCAGGTCGTCCGCCGAGAACAGCAGGCGGCCCAGCACGGAGCGGATCGACTGATCGTCATCGCCCGGTTGGCGGTGGTCGCCCATCCAGTCCAGCAGGTTGATGTCGGTTTGCAGGAACTGGTCGGACACGTCCTGCGACATATAGCCGAGGTCGGCGTTGTCGGACCATTTCACCGAGCCCGAATCCGGCTGCAGTTCGGTGGCCAACAGGCGCAGCAAGGTGGTCTTGCCCACGCCGTTGGCGCCGATGATGGCGATTTTTTCGCCGGCATCGACCATGGCCGAGAACTTGGTGATGACAGGCGCGTCGTAAGCCTTGGTCAGGTTTTCGACCGTGACCGCCAGGCGGTGCATGACCTTGTTCTGTTCAAAGCGGATGTACGGGTTCTGGCGCGACGACGGCTTGACCACGACCTGGTCGGCCTTGATGCGGTCGATCTGCTTCAGACGCGACGTAGCCTGGCGCGACTTCGACTTGTTGGCGGCAAAGCGGCGCACGAAGTCTTGCAGTTCGGCAACACGTTCCTTGGCCTTGGCGTTGTTGGACACCAGGCGTTCGCGGGCCTGGGTCGAGGCCAGCATGTAGTCGTCGTAGTTGCCCGCGTAGATGCGGATTTCACCGTAGTCGACGTCAGCCATGTGGGTGCACACCTGGTTCAGGAAGTGGCGATCGTGGCTGATGATGATCATCGTGCTCTGGTAGCTGTTGAGCACGTTTTCCAACCAGCGGATGGTGTTGATATCCAGGTTGTTGGTGGGCTCGTCCAGCAGCAGGACGTCGGGGTTCGAGAACAACGCCTGTGCCAGCAGCACGCGCAGCTTCCAGCCCGGGGCCACTTCGCGCATGGGCAGGTTGTGCTGGTCCACGGCGATTTCCAGGCCCAGCAGCAGTTCGCCAGCGCGCGCTTCGGCGGTGTAGCCGTCGTACTCGGCGAACTTGGCTTCCAGGTCAGCCGCGCGCATGTAGTCGTCTTCGGTGGCTTCCGGGTTGGCGTAGATGGCGTCGCGTTCGGACATGGCGGCCCACATCTCGGTGTGGCCCATCATGACGACGTCCAGCACGCGCAGGTCTTCAAACGCGAACTGGTCCTGGCGCAGCTTGCCCAGGCGCACGCCCGGCTCAAGCGAGACGTTGCCACCGGAGGCTTCGAGGTCGCCGCCGATGATCTTCATGAACGTAGACTTACCGGACCCATTGGCCCCGATCAGCCCGTACCGGTTGCCTTCCCCGAACTTGACGCTGACGTTCTCGAAAAGGGGCTTGGGACCGAACTGGATGGTGAGATTGGCTGTGGATATCACGGTATTTTGAGTCTGAAGGCGCCCGAAGACGCATGCGAGGAAACCCAATAGTGTAGCAAATGGGTTTTTCCCGCCTGCGCTCGGCGCGCCTCAGGCTTCGGGCCGTGCGTACCCGATCAGTGGTGGTGCTCGTCCAGCACCAGGTGGGCCAGGCCCTTCTCGGTGGCGATGCCCACTTTTTGCCCGATGGGCAGCGTGGCCTTGGTTGCCACATGGCCATAGGGCAAGCCGGTGATGACCGGCACCTTGACCGTCTTGCGCAGCCACGCCACGACCTCATGCAGGTCGTAGCCCTTGTCGTGCGGGGCCAGCTTGTAGTCGGTGAAACGGCCCAGGACAATGGCCTTCTGCTTGGCCAGAATGCCGGCCTGCCACAGTTGGATCAGCATGCGCTCGACGCGGTACGGGTGTTCGGCCACGTCTTCCAGGAACAGGATGCCGCCGCGCACCTTGGGCATGTACGGTGTGCCGATCAAGGACGCCACCATGGCCAGGTTGCCGCCCCACAGGATGCCGCGGGCGTCGACCGGGTCGGCGTCTTGGGTCTCGAAACTCAGGATTTCAAGCTCACCGCGCATCACCTCGCCAAACAACGCTTCGGTCAGGTCGTCGACCTTTTTGCCGCCGAAGTCAGCAACGGCGGTCGCGCCGGTGTAGCTGACCGCGCCCGTCTTCGCCAGCAACGCAAGGTTGAACGCGGTGAAGTCGCTCATGCCTACGAAGCGCTTGCCACTGTCGGCCATGGCCTTCCAGTCGATCTGGTCCAGCAGCCGGCCCATGCCATAGCCGCCGCGCGTCACCATGACGATGGGCAGCTTTTGCTTGATGGCGCGCGCCAGGCTGGCCGCGCGCTGGGCGTCGGTGCCGGCAAAGCGTTGGTGCTCGGCAAAGGCGGTGCGGTCCAGGGCGGTCTTGAACCCCTGCTGCTGCAAGCGCTCGCGCGCCAGTTCAACCGTGGCGGGGTCGCGTACGGCCGACGACGGCGAGATCAGATAGATGCCGCGGGCGTCCGGCATGACTTGCCCTTCAGCGTGATGGTGACCGTGGTCGTGGCCGCAGTCTTCGCCGCAGGCGAGCCCGTGATCATGATCGTGGGCGGCGCTTGCCGTGGCGGCCGCCGTAGTGGCCGCCGGGTTGGCCGCCTTTTTATTAGCCGCCTTTTTAGCCGCCGGTGGGGCCGCCTTGCTGGCAGGCCGGGCCGCCTTGTTGGAGGCGGATTTGGCGGGTTTGCGGGTGCTCATGCGTTGGATTCCTTGGTGCGGCGTTCACGGAAGAACCGGCGCAGCAGGTCGCCGCAAGGTTCCGCCAGCACGCCGCCGGTGACTGAAGTGTGATGATTGAGTTTGGGAACGGATCCCACGTCCAGCACGCTGCCGCAGGCACCGGTCTTGGGGTCGTAGGCGCCGAACACCACGCGGGCCAGCCGCGCGTGCAGCATGGCGCCGATGCACATCACGCAGGGTTCCAGCGTGACGTACACGGTAATGCCGGGCAGGCGATAGTTTTCCAGCTGCCGCGCCGCGCTGCGCAAGGCGACGATTTCGGCGTGCGCGGTGGGGTCGTGGTCGATGATGGTGCGGTTGTAGCCGCGCCCCAGGATCTCGCCCTGCGCGGAGACGACCAGGGCGCCCACCGGCACCTCGCCAATGGCGTAGGCGGCCTGGGCTTCTTCAAGCGCCAGCCCGATATAACGTTCGTCTTCGGCGGTCCAGGGTGCAACCCCCGTAACCGCCGCCACGGGGCCGGCCTCAACCACGGTACACCCGGGACTTCAGCGCGATACGGCCGGCCAGGCTGGTCACGGCCTCTTCCAGCCATTGGTATAGCTCAGCCTGTTCGTCGTAGCGGGCCTGGTTCAAGTTCGACACGCGCCCTTCTTCGATGAAGCCCCAGGCGCGGCTGCGTTTGTCGCGGTGCTTGGGGTCCCAGACGCCAAAGGCGAAACCGCCAGCTCGGCGGATCAAGGAAAAACACGGGATGTCGGTGTAGCCGTCGCCCACGAACACCATCTGGTCGAACGGCACGCGCAAGCGGTCTTCGGGCACCTTGCGATTGACTTCGAAGGGCTTGTTGCGGAAGTCGCGCCCGATGATGCCTTTCTGAATGTGGAACAGATAGCGGGTCTTGTCGGTAAAGCTGACGATGCGGCGCGGAAAGGCAATGCCGCCGTCATCGCCATAAACGAATTCCGAGGCCCAGATTTCGGTGAATTCATGGGCAATGGGCGTGGATCGCACCACATCGCCGATGCCGCTTGATATCAGGTAGAACTCAAGCTGGACTTGCGGCTGTTCGGCCCGCACGGCGGCGCGCAGCCGCTGGAACAGGGTCGGCACGCCATCGTGCAGCTCAAGCCGCGCGCCCCAGTCTTTCAGGCGCTGCTGGGTGATCAGCCCATTCGTGCCCGCCTGGGACAGTTGGATCATCTTGTACAGATAGGCGGGGACAGGGTCCCAGTCTTGCTGGGACAGCAGCGGGTCTACCTCGTCCTTCCAGAACGAGGCCGTATCCACACCGATGCTTTCCAGGAAACCCGACGTGCTGTCCGAGGCCAGCGTGTCGTCGAAATCGAAAATCAGGGCGATGACGTCGGACATGGGAAGGTGCGTGAATGGGGGTGTGACAAGCGCGCAAGCGCGCAACAGCCGCCATTTTGCCTGAATGTGACGGCCGCTGCGCCGTCAGCCGTCGCAAATACGGCGCCGAAACCCCTTGCGGGGCGGCGGCGCCGTCGTCATGGCCCTTCCGGGCACGCTTGCTATTGGCGGGGGTAATTGGTCGGGCTTACTGACGCATCGGGGTGCCCGTCGTGGCGGGCGGGGGAGCCATGCCCTGGGCCGGAGCCGTCGGCGGCGGCATGGTGGTGCTGGGGGGGACCGTGCCCGCGGGCACCTGGATCACCGTTTCACGCAATACCCCACCGCCCTGCACGCTGCCGCGCACATTGGTGGGCGACGTCATCTGCGTGATGCAATCCTGGCGAGACGTGGTTGGCAGGCGATTGCAGCGGTCAAGCATGTTCTGCTGATAATCGGCGGTGGAGCCTTCCTTCAGATTCTGTCGATTGGCTTCCTGGCGGGCCGCGCCGGCTTCGCGCATGCAGGTGGCGCGGTCCTGGTTGGACTTGCCGCTCTTGCAATTCGCCACGTCCTGTTCGTACTGGGACTGGATGGCCGCGCGGCCAATGGCATCAGCCGCGTGGACCGCTCCCGCCGCCAGCATCAAACCCGCCGCGCAAAGGGATGCCGCAAGGCGTTTGGTATGCATGGGTCGTACGTTCATGGCCAGCTCCTTCAAAGAATTGAACCGTAGGCGGCGCGAACCTGACAGCGCTTGCGCCGCCTGCTTGTAACCACTATCCCACGATGAGACGCCCCGCACATGACGAGCGACGTGATTTCGTAAGTCGACGTATCAAGCGCCAGATTTGCGATGAATGCCGCACAGACGGAAAAACAGGGGCAGTTGCCCCTGTCCGCGTGAAATGTCGCGCTGCGCCATGGCTGGTTACGTTCACATGCCGTGTCGCTTGTTACGAGCCTTAGCGGGCGTCCAGGTCGGCGTCCGCCTTGGTCAGGCGCTTGCGATACGTGGCCGCGCGCATCAGCAGCATGGCGGTGACAGGCGACGACACGACCAACAGCAAAATGATGATCACTTCATGAAACACCGGCCGGGCCGACCACGCTGAAAACACCAGGATGGATGACAGCAGCACGCAGGCGCAGCCCAGCGTGTTGCCCAGCGTGGGCGCGTGGATGCGGGAATAAAAGCTGCGAAAGCGCAACAAGCCGGCCGATCCGGTCAGGGCCAGCAAGCCGCCCAGCACCAGCAGGATGCACGCGGGAATACCGGCCCACAGAGGAATAGTGGCGTCCATCATGGCTCGATCACCTCGCCGCGCAGCAGAAAGCGCGCCATGGCGGTAGACCCCACAAAGCCGAACAGCGCAATCAGCAAGGCGATGTCGAAATACAGCGACGAGCCCGACCGGATGCCGAAGACCAGCATCATCAACATGCCGTTGATATACAGCGTGTCCAGCGCCAGCACGCGGTCTTGCGCGGTGGGGCCGCGCAACAGGCGGACAGCGGCAAAAACCATGCCCAGGGCAAAACACACCAAGGCAAAGGACGCCGCCCAATACAGTGCGGTATTCATCGTCATTCGAACATCTCCATCAAGGGGCGCTCGTAGCGCAGCTGCACCAGATCGACCCAATGTTGCTCATTCTGAAGGTCAAGCACGTGCAACTTCAGACTGTGATCGGGCGTCAGGTCCACCCAGACGGTGCCGGGCGTGTACGTGACAATGCAGGCCAGCATCGCCAGGCCGTGGGGGTCGCGCATGGTCAGGGGTATCTGGATGAAGCCGGGTGAAAAATCGTTGCGGCGCGGGTTCAGAATCAGCTTGGCCACGGCGATGTTGGACCGAATGATGTCCAGGGCAACGCGCAGGAAAAGCGGCACCGCTTTCCAAAGATGGCGCGGCCGGGCGCGCAGCGGTCGCAAGCGGGACGCGGCCCAGGTAAACCACAACGCCAACACCACGCCCAGGGCGATCTGCCCGGCCGACAGGCTTTGGTTCAGCAGCAGCCACAGGACGAACAGGAAAACCGGCAGGAACAGGAAGTAAAGACGGCGCATCAGCTTCCCCCTTTTGCACCGCGCACGGTCTGCGCGGACATGACGGCTTCAATATAGGACTTGGGCTGATCCAGCGAACGCGCCGCATCGTCCAGATACGCCGACACCGGCCCCGCCCCCGCCGCCAGGCCCACGCACAGCAACAGCAGCACCGCAACCGGACCCGCTTCAATCACACGCAGGCGCGGCGTGCTGCGGTCGTCGCTGGCCCAGAACACGCGGATGCCCGTGCGGCTCAGGCCGGTCAAACCCGCCAGGCCGGACACCAGCACGGCGGCCACCAGAATCCATGCATTGATGGGTGGCGCGGATTCGGTGGCGGCCGACACCGCGGCCGACAGCAGCGAAAACTTGGCCACGAAGCCCGACAACGGCGGCAAGCCCGTGACGAGCAAGGCGCAGGAAATAAACGCCAGGCCCAGGAAGGCCATGGCCGCGGGAATGGCCACGCCCACGACGTCGTCAGACCGGTTCACCGACGCCGGGTCATCCAGGTCAAAGGCGTCCAGCGTCACGGCCAGCACGTTGGCGCCGAAGCTGCGGGTGCGTTCGATCAATTCGGCCAGCAGGAAGAACGCACCGGTCGTCAGCACCGAGCTGATCAGATAGAACAACGCGGGGCCGGTCAGCGTCACGCCGGGCATGCCCAGCGCCGTCAACAAGGTGCCGGCCGACACGATCACGCAGTAGCCGACTATCTTCTCCAACTGCTGCGTGGCCAACAGGCCGAAGGCGCCAAACAGCAGCGTGGCAAGCCCTGCCGCGAACATCCAGTCCAGGCTGAAGGCCGCGGGCGCGCCGGTGGGCAACAGCAGCGAGCCGATGCGCAACAGGCCATAGATGCCAACCTTGGTCATGATGGAGAACATGGCGGCGATGGGCGCGCTGGCCGATCCATAGCCCTTCACCAACCAGAAATTCAGGGGCCAGGCGCCGGCTTTCACCAGGAACGCCACGCCCAGAATGGCCGCGCCGGCTTCGAACAGCATGCGTTCGGCGCCAGTGAGGTGACCCGCGCGCAGGGCCAGGTCGGCCATGTTCAGCGTGCCGGTTACGCCGTAGATCAGCGCAATGCTGATCAGCAACAAGAAAGATGCGACCAGGTTGACGGCAATGTATTGCAGTCCCGCACTGACGCGCGCCACGCCTGAACCGTGCAGCAGCAGGCCGTAGGACGCCGCCAGCAGGACTTCAAAAAATACGAACAGGTTGAAAAGATCGCCGGTCAGGAAGGCGCCGTTCAGGCCCATCAGCAGGAACTGGAACAGAGAATGAAAGTGCACGCCGGCGCGGTCCCAGCGGGCCAGCGCATAGGTCAGCGTGGCCAGGCCCAGCACGGCGGTCAACGTCAGCATGACGGCGGCCAAGCGATCCACGACCAGCACGATGCCAAAGGGCGCGGGCCAGTCGCCTACCAGGTACGCGCCCACGCCCTCTGGCCAGACGCCAGGAACCCCACCGCCCGCCACCACCAGCAAGGCGATGGCGGCAGCCAGTTGGCCCAGCGTGGCGATGACGGAAATGGTGCCGCGCGCATAACGGCTGGTGTCGGCCAGCAGCAGCATCGCCGCGCCCGCAAACAGCGGCACGATGATGGGCAATACAGGAAGGTGTTGCAGCCAAAAATTCAAGATTGAGACTCCCGTCCATCAACGTGGTCGGTGCCCGTCAGCCCGCGCGAAGCCAGCAGCACCACCAGGAACAGCGCCGTGGTGGCGAAGCCGATCACAATGGCGGTCAGCACCAGCGCCTGCGGCAGCGGATCGGCGTACCAGGAGGGGTCGTGCGCCACGGCCGGATCGATCACCGGCGGACGGCCCGACGTCAGCCGGCCCATGCCGAAGATGAAGAGGTTGACCGCATAGGAAACCAGCGTCAGGCCCATGATGAATTGGAAGGTACGGGGCCGCAGCAGCAGCCAGACGCCAGAGCCCGCCAACACGCCAATCGCGACGGCATAAATCAATTCCATCAGGCTTCCCCAGTTTGTGCGGCGGCCGCTTGCATCTCGGCGGCGGCCTTGCGTTGCGCGCGCAGCGATTGGTGAGCCAGCGCCACCAGCACCAGCACGGTGGACCCGACGACCAGCATGTACACACCCAGATCGAACAGCAGCACGCTGGACAGGTGCACATGACCGATCAGCGGCAGTGACACGTCCCAGGCCAGCGCGGCCAGCAAGGGCTTGTAGGCGAGCCATGCGGACACGGCGGCAATGCCCGCCGCCAGCAGTCCGATGCCGATCCAGTTCTGCGGATTCAAGCGGCTGCGCGACTCCACCCAATACACGCCGCCCACCATGTACTGGAGGATGACGGCGGTGGCGAAAATCAGGCCACCCACGAAACCGCCACCCGGCTGGT harbors:
- a CDS encoding monovalent cation/H+ antiporter subunit D encodes the protein MNFWLQHLPVLPIIVPLFAGAAMLLLADTSRYARGTISVIATLGQLAAAIALLVVAGGGVPGVWPEGVGAYLVGDWPAPFGIVLVVDRLAAVMLTLTAVLGLATLTYALARWDRAGVHFHSLFQFLLMGLNGAFLTGDLFNLFVFFEVLLAASYGLLLHGSGVARVSAGLQYIAVNLVASFLLLISIALIYGVTGTLNMADLALRAGHLTGAERMLFEAGAAILGVAFLVKAGAWPLNFWLVKGYGSASAPIAAMFSIMTKVGIYGLLRIGSLLLPTGAPAAFSLDWMFAAGLATLLFGAFGLLATQQLEKIVGYCVIVSAGTLLTALGMPGVTLTGPALFYLISSVLTTGAFFLLAELIERTRSFGANVLAVTLDAFDLDDPASVNRSDDVVGVAIPAAMAFLGLAFISCALLVTGLPPLSGFVAKFSLLSAAVSAATESAPPINAWILVAAVLVSGLAGLTGLSRTGIRVFWASDDRSTPRLRVIEAGPVAVLLLLCVGLAAGAGPVSAYLDDAARSLDQPKSYIEAVMSAQTVRGAKGGS
- a CDS encoding Na+/H+ antiporter subunit C, translating into MELIYAVAIGVLAGSGVWLLLRPRTFQFIMGLTLVSYAVNLFIFGMGRLTSGRPPVIDPAVAHDPSWYADPLPQALVLTAIVIGFATTALFLVVLLASRGLTGTDHVDGRESQS